From a single Apium graveolens cultivar Ventura chromosome 2, ASM990537v1, whole genome shotgun sequence genomic region:
- the LOC141698439 gene encoding reticulon-like protein B3 → MAESLPKVDSQMEKTIKQLNGAHKESKPLPMSAAYKAKICRVFGRDNKLFPGRKHFICDICSILTVLHEYWDYSIFTCPLAAADIFLWRNKKITAEVLGFATAIWVLFELLEYHFLTLICHVLILALAFVYLWSNASTLLKKSPPRIPEVRFPEDVVLGVAGALRIEINGALAVLHDIAAGKDVKKFIVVSFSVVAPFSCLWSQLDYSHVIAGLWLFSVIGSCCSFLTLCYISFLLLHTVPVLYEKYEVKIDAFSEKAEAQINKQHAMFEAEIKKQYAMFEAGIKKQYAVFDAKVLSKIPKGFLKGKKFI, encoded by the exons ATGGCAGAGTCCTTGCCAAAAGTTGATTCACAAATGGAGAAAACAATCAAACAGTTGAATGGAGCCCATAAAGAGAGCAAGCCATTGCCTATGTCCGCAGCTTATAAAGCTAAGATTTGTCGCGTCTTTGGAAGAGACAACAAGCTCTTCCCAGGCCGTAAAC ATTTTATATGTGACATTTGTAGCATTCTGACCGTGTTGCATGAATACTGGGATTATTCTATCTTTACATGTCCTCTTGCAGCTGCTGATATTTTCCTCTGGAGAAACAAAAAGATCACTGCTGAGGTGCTTGGTTTCGCAACTGCTATTTGGGTGCTTTTCGAGTTGCTTGAATACCATTTTCTTACTCTGATATGTCATGTGCTGATCCTAGCTCTGGCTTTCGTTTACCTATGGTCAAATGCATCCACCTTGTTGAAAAA GTCTCCACCTAGGATTCCAGAAGTTAGATTTCCAGAAGATGTTGTCTTGGGTGTTGCTGGTGCCCTTAGAATTGAAATAAACGGCGCTCTTGCAGTCCTACATGACATTGCAGCAGGGAAAGATGTGAAGAAATTTATAGTTGTAAGCTTCAGTGTTGTTGCACCTTTTTCTTGTTTATGGTCTCAACTCGACTATAGTCAC GTGATTGCTGGTCTGTGGTTATTTTCAGTTATTGGGAGTTGCTGCAGTTTCCTGACACTGTGTTACATTT CTTTCTTATTGCTACATACGGTGCCTGTGCTTTATGAGAAGTATGAGGTCAAAATTGATGCCTTCTCTGAGAAAGCTGAAGCTCAGATCAATAAGCAGCATGCAATGTTTGAAGCTGAGATAAAAAAGCAGTATGCAATGTTTGAAGCTGGGATTAAAAAGCAGTATGCAGTGTTTGATGCGAAGGTTTTGAGTAAGATTCCTAAAGGATTTTTGAAAGGAAAAAAGTTTATATAG
- the LOC141708246 gene encoding uncharacterized protein LOC141708246, whose product MEQKHIYLSALGVGVGVGVGLGLGSAQGISKWSSITGRDCSDFTGANADEIELELRRLLVDGKESTVTFDDFPYYISERIRMLLMSAAYVHLNHTDVSKHTRNLSPASSAILLSSVSELYHQMLAKALSHYFKAKLLLLDVTDFSMKMQGKYGSCKRESPVKNSISDTALGRVSSLLGSFSILSAGRDVEAPIQRVSSWSFDEKIFVQSLYKVLVSVSETNSIILYIRDVEKLLLQSPRLYNLFDKMLKKLPGPVLLLGSQMLESDDACRDIDEKITKLFSYTINIKPPEDEGSLMSWKAQLEEDTKTIQSQDNKNHIAEVLAANDLECYDLDSICQADSKVLNDHIQEIVVSALTFHLMNNKEPEYRNGKLLISSKSLSHGLSFFQEGKNSGKDNLKLETNESTKVILGGETIGLKSDSKSTENKSDADKTSSKQDGENKPQAKVEVPDNEFEKRIRPEVIPANEIGVTFADIGSLEETKESLQELVMLPLRRPDLFNGGLLKPCRGILLFGPPGTGKTMLAKAIANDAGASFINVSMSTITSKWFGEDEKNVRALFTLAAKVSPTIIFVDEVDSMLGQRTRTGEHEAMRKIKNEFMTHWDGLLTKPGERILVLAATNRPFDLDEAIIRRFERRIMVGLPSTESREKILRTLLAKEKVEQLDFKELATMTEGYSGSDLKVLCVTAAYRPVRELIQQERKKDLEKKQKTAEGKDADDASENKEESDRVVTLRPLNMEDLRQAKNQVAASFASEGSVMSELKQWNALYGEGGSRKKEQLSYFL is encoded by the exons ATGGAGCAGAAACACATATATTTATCAGCATTAGGCGTGGGGGTAGGCGTTGGTGTAGGTCTTGGATTGGGTTCAGCACAGGGTATTAGCAAATGGAGCAGCATTACTGGCCGGGATTGTTCTGATTTCACCGGGGCTAATGCTGATGAGATTGAGCTGGAGCTTCGTCGTCTTCTTGTTGATGGTAAAGAAAGCACCGTTACTTTCGATGATTTTCCCTACTATATCAG TGAGCGGATCCGAATGTTATTAATGAGTGCAGCATATGTTCATCTCAATCACACTGATGTTTCTAAGCATACTCGAAATCTTTCACCTGCGAGTAGCGCTATTTTGCTCTCAAGCGTCAGCG AACTTTATCATCAAATGCTTGCAAAGGCGTTATCACACTATTTTAAAGCAAAGTTGCTCCTGTTGGATGTGACAGACTTTTCTATGAAG ATGCAGGGCAAGTATGGTAGTTGTAAGAGAGAATCT CCTGTGAAGAACTCTATCTCAGATACTGCTTTGGGACGAGTATCCAGTTTATTAGGTTCCTTTTCAATCCTTTCAGCAGGGCGTGATGTTGAAG CTCCTATACAACGAGTCAGCAGCTGGTCGTTCGATGAAAAAATCTTTGTGCAGTCACTTTACAAG GTTTTAGTTTCTGTGTCCGAAACAAATTCCATCATACTTTACATCAGAGATGTTGAGAAGCTACTTCTTCAATCACCAAGGCTTTACAACTTGTTTGATAAAATGTTGAAGAAGTTACCGGGACCAGTGTTACTTCTTGGTTCTCAGATGTTGGAATCAGATGATGCTTGCAGGGACATTGATGAGAAAATTACAAAGTTGTTCTCCTACACTATTAATATCAAGCCACCGGAAGATGAGGGTAGTCTTATGAGCTGGAAAGCCCAACTAGAAGAGGATACGAAGACGATCCAGTCTCAGGATAACAAAAATCACATCGCTGAGGTACTTGCAGCAAATGATCTTGAATGCTATGATCTAGATTCAATCTGTCAAGCAGATTCCAAGGTTCTAAATGATCATATTCAAGAAATTGTGGTATCGGCATTAACTTTTCATTTGATGAACAATAAAGAACCTGAATACAGAAATGGGAAGTTACTTATATCATCGAAGAG TTTGTCCCATGGATTAAGTTTCTTCCAGGAGGGTAAAAATAGCGGGAAAGATAATCTTAAGCTGGAGACAAATGAATCTACCAAG GTAATTTTAGGAGGCGAGACTATTGGATTAAAAAGTGATTCAAAATCAACTGAAAATAAGAGTGATGCAGACAAAACATCTTCAAAGCAGGATGGTGAAAATAAACCTCAAGCTAAAGTG GAAGTTCCAGACAATGAATTTGAAAAGCGCATAAGGCCAGAAGTTATTCCTGCAAATGAAATTGGAGTGACATTCGCAGATATTGGTTCGTTGGAAGAAACTAAAGAATCACTGCAGGAGTTGGTCATGCTTCCTCTTCGAAGACCAGACCTGTTTAATGGTGGACTTCTTAAGCCTTGCCGAGGCATATTACTCTTCGGGCCTCCTGGCACTGGAAAAACAATGCTGGCAAAGGCCATAGCCAATGATGCTGGAGCAAGCTTTATAAATGTCTCAATGTCAACCATCACCTCAAAATGGTTTGGGGAAGATGAAAAGAATGTTCGAGCTTTATTCACTCTTGCAGCCAAGGTTTCTCCAACAATTATATTTGTTGATGAAGTTGATAGCATGCTTGGGCAGCGGACAAGAACTGGAGAGCATGAGGCTATGCGGAAAATTAAGAATGAGTTCATGACACATTGGGATGGGCTGCTTACAAAACCTGGTGAGCGCATTCTTGTCCTTGCAGCTACCAACAGACCTTTTGACCTTGATGAAGCAATTATAAGGCGATTTGAGCGAAG AATTATGGTTGGTCTACCATCGACTGAGAGCAGAGAAAAGATCTTGCGAACACTTCTGGCAAAAGAAAAGGTCGAACAATTAGATTTCAAAGAGCTCGCAACTATGACAGAAGGATATAGTGGAAGTGACCTCAAG GTTTTGTGTGTTACAGCAGCTTATCGACCGGTACGAGAACTGATACAACAAGAGAGAAAGAAAGACTTG GAAAAAAAGCAGAAAACTGCAGAAGGGAAGGATGCAGATGATGCTTCAGAAAATAAGGAAGAAAGTGACAGGGTAGTTACTTTGAGGCCTCTAAACATGGAAGACTTGAGACAGGCAAAGAATCAG GTTGCTGCCAGTTTTGCTTCTGAAGGGTCAGTGATGAGTGAGCTGAAACAATGGAATGCATTGTACGGAGAGGGTGGTTCACGGAAGAAGGAACAGCTATCTTACTTCCTTTAA